A DNA window from Thermococcus sp. MV5 contains the following coding sequences:
- a CDS encoding PIN domain-containing protein: SSDLIRYLKDSTGKKSYTLKHSPQLVREVDKSPLYSILDGFSYLSDNALIGEEAIVLMDIYGLLPNDAIILATCKFYGIDYLISFDTDFKRACDGERITLVDSKEKLEELIKIGDSQ, encoded by the coding sequence TCTTCCGATCTGATCAGGTATCTGAAGGACTCAACTGGAAAAAAGAGCTACACCTTGAAGCACAGTCCCCAGCTCGTCAGGGAAGTTGATAAAAGCCCGCTTTATTCGATTCTTGATGGGTTTTCCTATCTCTCCGACAACGCACTCATTGGGGAAGAGGCGATAGTGCTCATGGACATCTACGGCCTCCTGCCAAACGATGCAATAATCCTCGCAACATGTAAATTCTACGGAATTGATTATCTGATATCGTTCGACACTGATTTCAAGAGAGCATGTGACGGGGAGAGAATAACTCTAGTGGATAGCAAAGAAAAGCTGGAAGAACTCATCAAAATCGGTGATTCACAATGA